A single window of Nitrospirota bacterium DNA harbors:
- a CDS encoding restriction endonuclease subunit S, with amino-acid sequence MSEDDEGASKHIVLFNSEGIPFISGLHTIVSKSKNDIIDNRYKRYCFQPSYVKSQFKFYAVGTKVTGISKTNIAKILIPLPPSKAEQTAIAAALSDADVLISSLEKLIAKKRNIKQGAMQELLTGKKRLPGFRGEWEVKRLGGIFNVTAGGDFDYSLSSSIQDETYCYPIYSNAISEKGLYGYSSYNDHNADSITVTARGTLGIANYRDHKFTAIGRVLILEPKEAIDGRFFSEFINNRIDFVVESTGVPQLTAPQIFKCELPVPPFAEQTAIAQILSDMDAEIDKLEQKLAKYRMIKQGMMQELLTGRIRIV; translated from the coding sequence ATGTCGGAAGATGATGAAGGTGCAAGCAAACATATTGTTTTATTTAATTCTGAGGGAATACCATTCATTTCAGGACTACATACTATTGTTTCAAAAAGCAAAAATGACATTATTGATAATCGTTACAAGCGCTATTGTTTTCAGCCTTCTTATGTAAAAAGCCAATTTAAGTTCTATGCTGTGGGTACAAAAGTAACTGGAATCAGCAAGACAAATATCGCTAAAATCCTCATCCCCCTCCCCCCCAGCAAAGCCGAACAAACCGCCATTGCCGCCGCCCTTTCCGATGCCGATGTGCTCATCAGCAGCCTCGAAAAACTCATTGCCAAAAAGCGGAACATCAAGCAGGGGGCGATGCAGGAACTGCTCACCGGCAAAAAACGCCTGCCGGGGTTTAGAGGGGAGTGGGAAGTGAAGAGGCTGGGGGGAATATTTAACGTAACCGCTGGTGGTGATTTTGATTACTCACTATCCTCATCCATTCAAGATGAAACGTACTGCTATCCTATATATTCCAACGCCATCTCTGAAAAAGGATTGTATGGGTATAGCTCATATAATGATCATAATGCAGATTCAATCACAGTAACAGCACGGGGGACATTAGGCATTGCAAATTATAGAGATCATAAATTTACAGCCATCGGCCGGGTTCTAATTCTGGAACCAAAGGAGGCAATTGACGGCCGGTTCTTTTCGGAGTTTATAAATAACCGGATTGATTTTGTCGTTGAAAGTACTGGAGTTCCGCAACTAACTGCACCGCAGATTTTTAAATGCGAGTTGCCAGTTCCACCTTTTGCCGAACAAACCGCCATCGCTCAAATCCTCAGCGATATGGATGCAGAGATTGATAAATTAGAACAGAAGCTGGCAAAATACCGGATGATAAAGCAGGGGATGATGCAGGAGCTGCTGACGGGAAGGATACGGATTGTATAA
- a CDS encoding M48 family metallopeptidase, which translates to MQKIILEDISVDVVKKGIRNMHLSVHPPDGRVRISAPLRMDMDTIRTFVISKLHWIRKHQNRIKSQERETPREFINRESHYYMGKRYLLRVTEHKTLHKVELQHEFIEMYVRPDTGMEKREAILDEWYRQRLKDLIPELIAKHEKIMKVHVAEFFIKKMKTKWGTCNRTAKRIWLNLELAKKPVECIEYVVVHEMVHLFVRLHNDRFKAYMDKFFPGWRFYKEELNKGPLRHEDWGY; encoded by the coding sequence ATGCAAAAGATAATACTTGAAGATATAAGTGTGGATGTTGTGAAGAAAGGCATAAGGAATATGCACCTGAGCGTTCATCCCCCTGATGGAAGGGTGAGAATTTCTGCACCCTTACGGATGGATATGGATACCATCAGGACATTTGTCATATCAAAATTGCACTGGATAAGAAAACATCAAAACAGGATTAAGAGCCAGGAGAGGGAAACGCCGAGGGAATTTATTAACAGGGAAAGCCATTACTACATGGGTAAACGGTACCTGTTAAGAGTCACGGAACATAAGACCCTTCACAAGGTGGAATTACAGCATGAATTTATTGAGATGTATGTCAGGCCGGATACGGGTATGGAAAAGAGAGAGGCGATATTAGATGAATGGTACCGTCAGAGATTGAAGGACCTGATACCCGAACTTATTGCAAAGCATGAAAAGATTATGAAGGTGCATGTGGCTGAGTTTTTCATTAAAAAAATGAAGACCAAATGGGGCACCTGTAACAGGACTGCAAAACGGATATGGTTAAACTTAGAATTGGCAAAGAAACCGGTAGAATGTATTGAATACGTTGTGGTACATGAGATGGTGCATCTGTTCGTGCGTCTGCACAATGACAGGTTTAAGGCATACATGGACAAGTTTTTTCCGGGATGGAGATTTTATAAAGAGGAACTGAATAAAGGGCCCTTACGGCATGAGGATTGGGGGTATTGA
- the ispD gene encoding 2-C-methyl-D-erythritol 4-phosphate cytidylyltransferase, producing the protein MKVTAIITSAGKGKRMGMETPKHFLRLEGRPILAYTIDAFESCPLVNHVFIVVRSGEEEFCIREVVEKYGYKKVLKVVIGGERRQDSVYHAIKELDADTDIVVVHDGVRPFVSPALISETVKSAMYFDGVVAALPLKDTIKEVTKDGMVKDTPKRELYWLAQTPQTFKKRVLESAFISAYNDDFFGTDEASLVERTGGKVKIIEGSYENIKITTKEDLIHAELILRARKNR; encoded by the coding sequence ATGAAAGTAACGGCCATTATAACTTCTGCGGGTAAAGGGAAGCGGATGGGGATGGAGACGCCTAAACATTTCCTGCGTCTTGAAGGCAGGCCCATCCTTGCTTATACGATTGATGCGTTTGAGAGCTGCCCACTGGTAAACCATGTTTTTATCGTTGTAAGGTCAGGAGAAGAGGAGTTTTGCATCAGGGAGGTTGTGGAAAAGTATGGATATAAGAAGGTCTTGAAGGTAGTAATCGGAGGGGAGAGGAGACAGGATTCAGTGTATCATGCAATAAAAGAACTGGATGCGGATACTGATATTGTTGTAGTGCATGATGGTGTCAGGCCGTTTGTTTCTCCTGCATTGATAAGTGAAACTGTTAAATCAGCAATGTATTTTGATGGTGTTGTGGCCGCGTTACCTTTAAAAGATACAATAAAAGAGGTCACAAAAGACGGCATGGTAAAAGATACTCCTAAGAGAGAATTATATTGGCTTGCACAGACACCGCAGACATTTAAGAAGCGTGTTCTTGAAAGTGCCTTCATAAGTGCATACAATGATGATTTCTTTGGCACAGATGAGGCATCACTTGTAGAGCGGACAGGCGGGAAGGTTAAGATTATTGAAGGATCTTATGAGAATATAAAGATTACAACAAAAGAAGATCTAATTCATGCAGAGTTAATATTGAGGGCGAGGAAGAATAGGTAG
- the bioA gene encoding adenosylmethionine--8-amino-7-oxononanoate transaminase, whose translation MNKKTHILADKDREYLWHPFTQMKDWVTESPVIIESGNGVYLTDTNKKRYIDGTSSIWLNIHGHRKKYIDNAIKKQLNKIAHSTLLGLSNIPSIELAEKLITLTHKSGFALDKVFYSDNGSTAVEVGLKMAFQYWQMRGGRYRKKTKFLTLENSYHGDTIGSVSLGGIDLFHKIYKPLLFEGYKAPSPYCYRCPIDNTYPECELECAVKMEEMLSAHHKEIAAVVIEPIIQAAAGMVISPHGYLSKVRELCTKYNVLLIADEVATGFGRTGRMFACEHEDVSPDIMAIAKGITGGYMPLAATLVRQEVYDRFLGEYKEFKTFFHGHSYTGNQLGCSAAIANLEIFEKEDVLNKIQPKIKLLGKLLSILKTHPHVGEIRQKGLIAGIELVKDKNKKTPYPLEQKAGIRVCIEARRMGLLLRPIGNIIILMPPLSINNNQIKKMVTITAEAIKTITEKGNDNFYY comes from the coding sequence ATGAATAAAAAAACACACATTTTAGCAGACAAAGACAGGGAATACTTATGGCACCCGTTTACCCAGATGAAGGACTGGGTAACAGAATCTCCGGTAATTATAGAGAGCGGCAATGGAGTATATCTTACAGATACAAATAAAAAAAGATACATAGACGGCACATCATCAATTTGGCTTAATATTCATGGCCATAGAAAGAAGTATATTGATAATGCGATTAAAAAACAATTAAATAAGATCGCTCACAGCACCCTGCTTGGACTGTCAAATATCCCTTCTATCGAGCTTGCAGAAAAGCTGATAACACTCACCCATAAATCCGGGTTCGCCTTAGATAAGGTATTCTATTCTGACAATGGGTCAACAGCAGTTGAGGTTGGCCTCAAGATGGCTTTTCAATACTGGCAAATGAGAGGAGGCAGATACAGGAAAAAGACAAAATTCCTGACTCTGGAAAACTCATATCATGGTGATACTATCGGTTCTGTCAGCCTTGGCGGCATTGACCTGTTTCATAAAATATATAAGCCGCTTTTATTTGAGGGATATAAGGCCCCTTCGCCTTATTGCTACAGATGCCCGATAGATAATACATACCCGGAATGTGAACTTGAATGTGCCGTTAAGATGGAAGAGATGCTAAGTGCTCATCATAAAGAGATTGCAGCAGTTGTTATTGAACCCATTATTCAGGCCGCCGCCGGTATGGTCATATCACCGCATGGTTATCTCAGCAAGGTTCGGGAACTATGCACAAAGTACAATGTCCTCCTGATTGCTGATGAGGTTGCCACAGGCTTCGGCCGCACAGGACGCATGTTCGCATGTGAACATGAGGATGTTAGCCCCGACATAATGGCAATAGCGAAAGGGATTACAGGCGGATATATGCCGCTCGCTGCAACACTTGTGAGGCAGGAGGTTTATGATAGATTCCTTGGTGAATACAAAGAATTCAAGACTTTTTTTCACGGCCACAGCTACACAGGCAACCAGTTAGGATGTTCCGCTGCCATTGCAAACCTTGAGATATTTGAGAAAGAAGACGTACTGAACAAAATACAACCCAAAATTAAACTTCTCGGAAAGTTATTATCCATATTAAAAACACACCCTCATGTTGGAGAAATACGCCAGAAAGGTTTAATAGCAGGCATCGAACTCGTCAAAGACAAAAATAAAAAGACACCATACCCCCTCGAACAAAAGGCAGGAATAAGAGTCTGTATAGAAGCCCGCAGGATGGGCCTTCTCCTGAGACCCATCGGCAATATCATCATCCTCATGCCGCCTCTCAGTATAAATAACAACCAAATAAAGAAGATGGTGACGATTACTGCTGAGGCAATAAAAACAATTACAGAAAAGGGTAATGACAACTTTTACTACTGA
- a CDS encoding DegQ family serine endoprotease codes for MFDFQKVSRKKLIAGAVLVSIGVIIGVVISANFGWISLGQAKLEPISPKVTEHLEATEKAFVEISKRVVPAVVNISTTKTTKGVEGNPLNPFFQDPFFRRFFGDEFFRDHESPHESPRRHKEQALGSGVIVSEDGYIVTNNHVVSGADEIKVVLSDKREFTGKVVGADPKTDIAVIKIKAGDLPAVTWGDSDSLEVGEFVLAIGNPFGLNQTVTSGIISAKGRANVGIADYEDFIQTDAAINPGNSGGALVNIRGELIGINTAIFSRSGGYMGIGFAVPSNMVKSVMDSLVKVGKVTRGWLGVYIQDITPELAKQFKLTTNQGALVSDVMDGSPAEKAGFERGDVVIQYNGKEIENTGHFRNMVAQTAVGKVVEIKVSREGHEKVLKVTIGELPADGTKEGRSEEEDAVGIFKGVSVQNITPEYRDRLDIPDKVKGVIISAIDSDSPAQEYGLKAGDVIMEINKKQTKNTKDFNKAVGEIKKGEGALILVYREGMTLFITISP; via the coding sequence ATGTTTGATTTTCAAAAGGTCTCAAGAAAAAAACTGATAGCAGGCGCTGTTCTTGTTTCCATTGGGGTGATTATCGGGGTAGTAATTTCTGCTAATTTCGGCTGGATTTCTTTAGGGCAGGCAAAGCTGGAACCCATTTCCCCTAAAGTAACTGAACATCTTGAGGCCACTGAGAAGGCATTTGTTGAAATATCAAAGAGGGTTGTCCCTGCAGTTGTAAATATCTCCACCACAAAGACAACAAAGGGTGTTGAAGGGAATCCGCTTAACCCATTTTTCCAGGATCCATTTTTCAGACGGTTCTTTGGAGATGAATTTTTCAGGGACCATGAGTCACCCCATGAATCGCCAAGGAGACATAAAGAGCAGGCACTCGGTTCAGGCGTGATTGTTTCTGAGGATGGTTATATTGTTACAAATAATCATGTTGTATCAGGGGCAGATGAGATAAAGGTTGTTTTATCCGATAAAAGGGAGTTTACAGGAAAGGTTGTCGGGGCAGACCCCAAGACGGATATTGCAGTGATAAAGATAAAGGCCGGTGACCTTCCTGCAGTTACATGGGGGGATTCAGACAGTCTTGAAGTGGGAGAGTTTGTCCTTGCCATCGGTAATCCTTTCGGTTTAAACCAGACAGTTACAAGCGGAATTATCAGTGCAAAAGGCAGGGCCAACGTAGGTATTGCTGATTATGAAGATTTCATTCAGACTGATGCGGCTATAAATCCTGGAAATTCCGGCGGGGCGCTTGTTAATATAAGGGGTGAACTTATTGGAATTAACACAGCTATATTTTCGAGAAGCGGCGGGTATATGGGGATTGGATTTGCCGTACCAAGCAATATGGTTAAATCTGTTATGGATAGTCTTGTGAAAGTGGGTAAGGTCACACGCGGCTGGCTGGGAGTTTATATTCAGGATATTACGCCTGAGCTTGCCAAACAGTTTAAGTTAACTACAAATCAAGGTGCATTGGTAAGCGATGTGATGGACGGCAGTCCGGCAGAGAAGGCAGGTTTTGAACGTGGTGATGTTGTTATACAATACAATGGAAAAGAGATTGAGAATACAGGTCATTTCAGAAATATGGTAGCACAGACTGCCGTAGGTAAGGTGGTTGAAATAAAAGTCTCCAGAGAGGGGCATGAAAAGGTATTGAAGGTAACAATAGGTGAACTTCCGGCAGATGGTACAAAAGAAGGAAGAAGTGAGGAAGAGGATGCTGTAGGGATATTTAAAGGTGTAAGTGTCCAGAACATTACACCTGAATACCGCGACAGGCTTGATATACCGGATAAGGTCAAGGGGGTTATTATATCGGCTATTGATTCAGACTCTCCTGCTCAGGAGTATGGATTGAAGGCAGGAGATGTGATTATGGAGATTAATAAAAAACAGACAAAGAATACAAAGGATTTCAACAAGGCAGTGGGAGAGATAAAAAAAGGCGAAGGAGCGCTTATACTTGTATACCGTGAGGGGATGACATTGTTTATTACGATATCACCTTAA
- a CDS encoding putative DNA binding domain-containing protein, translating into MKENQNIEWKETWRDEYIKWICGFANAAGGILVIGKNNKGDITGVDHAGKLMADIPNKVRDIMGIIVDMNLKRVRGKVFIEIMVEPHPYPVSYKGQYHYRSGSTKQELKGSALDAFLLKKYGLHWDSVPVPNLLPESLEEKAFALFAKKAVKSKRLGDEVLKEKRKSLLRKLHLVEGAYLKRAAALLFHEDPEQYVTGAYVKIGFFKSNSDLIYQDEIHGNLFQQVDKTLDLLLTKYMKAYISYEGLQRVESYLFPAPALREALLNAVIHKDYSSGNPVQISVYEDKIIFWNAGRLPEELSLELLQKKHPSIPYNPLVASAFFRAGYIEAWGRGIEKINDECKLAGVPVPNLNYDYAGLMITFKSGMGIKIEESGEIYPLTALETGVKTRVKNREKTREKILKMILDNPSISTDDMSNRIGISKKGIEWQIKRLKKEGTIQRIGPAKGGYWKVQGKANE; encoded by the coding sequence ATGAAAGAAAACCAGAACATTGAATGGAAAGAAACCTGGCGGGATGAGTATATCAAGTGGATCTGCGGTTTTGCCAATGCTGCCGGGGGCATCCTTGTTATAGGGAAAAATAACAAAGGGGATATTACTGGTGTTGATCATGCTGGAAAACTTATGGCGGATATTCCCAATAAGGTTAGGGATATTATGGGGATAATCGTTGATATGAATTTGAAAAGAGTTAGGGGAAAGGTGTTCATAGAAATCATGGTTGAGCCACACCCTTATCCGGTTAGTTATAAGGGACAATATCATTACCGCAGCGGCAGTACCAAACAGGAACTTAAAGGTTCAGCTCTGGATGCCTTTCTTCTGAAAAAATATGGTTTGCATTGGGACAGTGTTCCAGTTCCGAATTTGTTACCAGAATCTCTTGAAGAAAAAGCGTTTGCACTGTTTGCTAAAAAGGCTGTCAAAAGCAAACGGTTAGGTGATGAGGTATTGAAAGAAAAAAGGAAATCATTGTTAAGAAAATTGCATTTAGTTGAAGGGGCTTATCTGAAAAGGGCTGCTGCGTTATTGTTTCATGAAGACCCTGAGCAGTATGTTACGGGAGCCTATGTGAAAATAGGGTTTTTTAAATCCAATTCAGATCTGATTTATCAGGATGAAATTCACGGTAATCTGTTTCAGCAGGTGGATAAAACCCTTGACTTACTGTTAACTAAATACATGAAAGCCTACATTAGCTATGAGGGTCTTCAGCGTGTAGAAAGCTATCTCTTCCCAGCGCCGGCATTGCGGGAAGCCCTGCTCAATGCTGTTATACACAAGGATTACAGCAGCGGCAATCCTGTACAGATCAGTGTTTACGAAGATAAAATTATTTTTTGGAATGCCGGCCGTCTGCCTGAAGAGCTGTCATTAGAATTGTTACAGAAAAAACATCCTTCTATCCCATACAACCCGCTCGTTGCCTCTGCATTTTTTAGGGCCGGTTATATCGAAGCATGGGGTCGTGGAATAGAAAAGATCAATGATGAGTGTAAACTGGCTGGTGTCCCTGTACCGAATCTCAATTATGATTATGCAGGATTGATGATAACTTTTAAATCCGGTATGGGAATAAAGATTGAAGAATCAGGGGAAATATATCCTCTTACCGCCCTAGAAACTGGGGTAAAAACTAGGGTAAAAAATAGGGAGAAAACTAGGGAGAAAATACTAAAAATGATATTAGATAATCCCTCAATTTCCACTGATGATATGTCAAATAGAATAGGAATCTCAAAAAAAGGAATTGAATGGCAAATCAAGCGTCTTAAAAAGGAAGGGACAATCCAACGCATAGGTCCTGCAAAAGGCGGATATTGGAAAGTTCAAGGTAAAGCTAATGAATAA
- a CDS encoding alpha-D-glucose phosphate-specific phosphoglucomutase produces MALHPLAGKPAPYSLLINVPELITAYYALHPDVSDPAQCVAFGTSGHRGVSLQKGFNEDHILAITQAVIQYRKENGIDGPLFLGMDTHALSEPAYVTALEVLSANGIDVLIQSGRGYTPTPVVSHAILTYNRGRQSGMADGIVITPSHNPPESGGIKYNPPNGGPADTGITRWIENRANDLMRNSNSSVKRIPYERAIKAGTTKEYDYIKYYVEDLAQIIDMDCIRSANLRIGADAMGGAGLAFWDPIAERYGLNIEEKNRHADPTFRFMTVDKDGRIRMDCSSPYAMASLIDFRDQYDIAFGNDPDFDRHGIVTPGSGLMNPNHYLSVAIRYLFQNRNNWRSDAAVGKTLVSSSMIDRVARHLGRRLSEVPVGFKWFVDGLIDGSCGFGGEESAGASFLRKDGTVWTTDKDGFIMDLLAAEMTARTGRDPGEQYHELTEMFGNPVYERSDVSATREQKKILEKLSPEQIKTTSLAGEKIIATFTRAPGNGAPIGGLKVVTENGWFAARPSGTEDIYKVYAESFIGKEHLRQIQEEAEILISTAFSSS; encoded by the coding sequence ATGGCCTTGCATCCTCTGGCAGGAAAACCTGCCCCATACTCTCTGCTTATTAACGTCCCGGAGCTGATAACCGCTTATTATGCCCTGCATCCTGATGTTTCCGATCCGGCCCAGTGTGTTGCCTTTGGCACTTCAGGACACAGAGGGGTGTCCCTGCAAAAAGGGTTTAACGAAGACCATATCCTTGCTATTACACAGGCTGTCATACAGTACCGCAAAGAGAATGGGATAGACGGCCCGTTATTTCTCGGCATGGATACTCATGCACTGTCTGAGCCTGCTTATGTGACGGCACTGGAAGTGCTGTCAGCCAATGGGATTGACGTATTGATCCAGTCGGGTCGTGGGTACACTCCCACGCCTGTTGTTTCACATGCCATACTGACCTACAACCGTGGTAGACAATCAGGTATGGCTGATGGCATTGTTATTACACCATCTCACAATCCTCCTGAAAGCGGCGGGATAAAATACAATCCTCCAAACGGCGGCCCTGCTGATACCGGTATTACAAGGTGGATAGAAAACAGGGCAAATGATCTAATGAGAAATAGCAACAGCAGTGTAAAAAGGATCCCATACGAAAGGGCGATTAAGGCAGGTACAACAAAAGAGTATGATTACATCAAATATTATGTTGAAGATCTGGCACAGATAATAGACATGGACTGTATACGCTCTGCCAATCTGAGGATTGGCGCCGATGCCATGGGAGGGGCCGGCCTCGCATTCTGGGATCCTATTGCAGAGAGATACGGCCTGAATATTGAGGAAAAAAACCGGCATGCAGATCCGACATTCCGTTTTATGACCGTTGACAAGGACGGCAGGATCAGGATGGACTGCTCATCTCCTTATGCAATGGCAAGCCTTATTGATTTCAGGGATCAATATGACATTGCTTTTGGTAATGACCCTGACTTTGACCGGCACGGGATTGTTACCCCGGGATCAGGTCTTATGAATCCGAATCACTATCTATCTGTGGCCATCCGGTATCTGTTCCAGAACAGGAACAACTGGAGGAGCGATGCTGCGGTTGGAAAAACCCTTGTCAGCAGCAGTATGATAGACAGGGTAGCAAGACATCTGGGGAGAAGGCTTTCAGAAGTACCTGTAGGATTCAAGTGGTTTGTAGACGGACTAATTGATGGTTCCTGCGGGTTTGGCGGAGAGGAGAGCGCAGGGGCCTCTTTCCTTAGGAAAGACGGAACAGTATGGACCACTGATAAGGACGGATTCATCATGGACCTCCTTGCTGCGGAAATGACTGCAAGGACAGGCCGCGACCCGGGGGAACAGTATCACGAACTGACAGAGATGTTCGGCAATCCTGTGTATGAGAGAAGTGATGTATCTGCAACAAGAGAACAGAAAAAGATACTTGAAAAACTCTCGCCGGAACAGATTAAAACAACTTCCCTCGCCGGAGAAAAGATAATTGCAACATTCACCAGAGCACCGGGAAACGGGGCACCCATTGGTGGTCTCAAGGTTGTTACTGAAAACGGATGGTTTGCCGCAAGGCCCTCAGGGACAGAGGATATTTACAAGGTCTATGCAGAGAGTTTCATAGGAAAAGAACATCTCAGGCAGATACAGGAAGAGGCAGAGATACTTATCAGTACTGCATTCAGTTCCTCTTGA
- the glgX gene encoding glycogen debranching protein GlgX — protein MAYKLEHNTNKKISAGRYYPIGATTAKGGVNFAIYSQHSSEVFLLLFDTPDSEPTDIIKLENRTKYIRHTFVHRLKPGQLYAFKVRGEYNPRYGMRFNENKLLIDPYSKALTGKLTNKDNLLLAYNPDLPSRDLSIDERDNTNIVPKSIVVDDSFDWKGDIRHEIPFEKMIIYEVHLKGFTAHKSSGVKYPGTYMGFIEKIPYLRELGINTIEFLPLQEFYIDDFLVERELTNYWGYNTIGFFAPESSFSTGGSPGCQVNEFKTLVRELHKAGIEVIMDVVYNHTSEGNELGPTVCFKGIDNPTYYCLTGGPSDPYRYYMNYTGCGNSMNLSNTHVIRFVMDSLRYWVEVMHVDGFRFDLASVLGREAGMFQSSASFFDAISQDPVLNRVKLIAEPWDLGTYQVGNFPVDWSEWNGRFRDTIRKFGKGDGGQVRELGYRLTGSADLYGDDGRSAYNSINFITCHDGFTLKDLVTYNSKHNDANLENNNDGSNDNSSWNCGDEGETGDEGIIRLRKQLIKNYICYLLFSSGIPMILGGDEFMRTQQGNNNAYCQDNEISWFDWNETRNNSDMLEFFRKAVAFTKKYTILQRRKFLLGNDLNANHIPDITWFGKDGGKPAWDDPELRTLCYRLDGGEVKSRLGNYQLFIILNADFTIQDIKIPPIEDGKNWYSVIDTSLTSGEDFAADGKEPLINPSDHYIVNPRSTVVLVGR, from the coding sequence ATGGCTTACAAACTTGAACATAATACCAATAAAAAAATCTCCGCAGGCAGATACTACCCGATAGGGGCTACTACAGCAAAGGGCGGCGTTAATTTTGCCATATACTCTCAACATTCGAGTGAAGTTTTTCTGCTTCTCTTTGATACGCCTGACAGTGAACCGACTGACATAATAAAACTTGAGAACCGGACAAAGTATATCCGGCATACGTTTGTTCATCGCCTTAAGCCCGGACAGCTTTATGCATTCAAGGTCAGGGGTGAATATAATCCACGCTATGGAATGAGGTTTAATGAGAATAAACTCCTGATTGACCCATATTCAAAGGCACTGACCGGCAAGCTTACCAATAAAGATAATCTTCTGCTGGCATACAATCCTGATTTACCTTCACGAGACCTGTCTATTGATGAAAGGGATAACACAAACATAGTTCCAAAATCCATAGTAGTAGATGACAGTTTTGACTGGAAAGGCGATATACGTCATGAGATCCCTTTTGAAAAGATGATTATTTATGAGGTACATCTGAAGGGTTTTACAGCACATAAATCATCAGGTGTAAAATATCCTGGTACTTACATGGGATTTATTGAAAAGATCCCTTATCTCCGTGAACTCGGCATAAATACAATAGAGTTTCTGCCTCTTCAGGAATTTTATATTGATGACTTTCTTGTTGAGAGGGAGCTGACCAACTACTGGGGATATAACACAATAGGTTTTTTTGCACCAGAGTCGTCATTTAGTACAGGCGGTTCCCCGGGCTGTCAGGTCAATGAGTTCAAGACGCTCGTGCGGGAACTTCATAAGGCCGGGATTGAAGTAATCATGGACGTGGTTTATAACCACACAAGCGAGGGGAATGAGCTTGGGCCTACTGTATGTTTTAAGGGGATTGATAATCCCACATATTACTGCCTTACCGGCGGCCCGTCAGATCCGTATCGTTATTACATGAACTATACCGGATGCGGCAACAGCATGAACCTCTCCAACACCCATGTAATCCGCTTTGTAATGGACTCACTCCGCTACTGGGTTGAGGTGATGCATGTGGATGGTTTCAGGTTTGACCTTGCATCTGTGCTTGGACGTGAGGCAGGGATGTTTCAAAGCTCAGCATCATTCTTTGATGCAATATCGCAGGACCCTGTTCTGAACAGGGTAAAGCTGATTGCAGAGCCGTGGGATTTAGGTACATATCAGGTCGGTAATTTTCCTGTTGACTGGTCTGAGTGGAACGGCAGGTTCAGGGATACTATCAGGAAATTCGGTAAGGGGGACGGAGGGCAGGTAAGGGAATTGGGATACAGATTAACAGGGTCTGCTGACCTTTATGGTGACGATGGGAGGTCTGCATATAACAGCATCAATTTTATTACATGCCACGATGGCTTTACGTTGAAAGACCTTGTCACCTACAACAGCAAACATAATGATGCAAACCTTGAGAATAATAATGACGGTTCAAATGATAACAGCTCATGGAACTGTGGGGATGAAGGCGAGACCGGAGACGAAGGCATTATCAGGCTCAGGAAACAGCTTATAAAGAATTACATCTGCTATCTCCTTTTTTCATCAGGTATCCCAATGATACTCGGCGGGGATGAGTTCATGCGAACCCAGCAAGGTAATAACAATGCATACTGTCAGGACAATGAGATAAGCTGGTTTGACTGGAATGAAACAAGGAATAATTCTGACATGCTTGAGTTTTTCAGAAAGGCCGTTGCATTTACAAAAAAATATACAATACTACAGAGACGGAAGTTCCTGCTTGGTAATGACCTTAATGCCAATCATATCCCTGATATTACATGGTTTGGAAAAGATGGCGGCAAACCTGCATGGGATGACCCTGAACTCCGCACATTATGCTACAGACTTGACGGCGGTGAAGTAAAATCAAGATTAGGAAACTACCAGCTCTTCATTATCCTCAATGCTGATTTCACAATACAGGACATCAAAATCCCGCCGATTGAGGATGGCAAAAACTGGTACAGTGTCATAGATACCAGCCTCACAAGCGGAGAAGACTTTGCTGCTGACGGCAAAGAACCACTGATTAATCCATCTGACCATTACATTGTTAATCCAAGAAGCACAGTGGTGCTGGTGGGGAGATAG